The proteins below are encoded in one region of Balaenoptera acutorostrata chromosome 11, mBalAcu1.1, whole genome shotgun sequence:
- the RAD52 gene encoding DNA repair protein RAD52 homolog isoform X5, which yields MSGTEEAILSGRDSHPAGGSSVLCFGQYQYTAEEYQAIQNALRQRLGPEYISSRMAGGGQKVCYIEGHRVINLANEMFGYNGWAHSITQQNVDFVDFNNGKFSVGVCAFVRVQLKVRVMEGTCCLQALGRWESEQDGSYHEDVGYGVSEGLRSKALSLEKARKEAVTDGLKRALRSFGNALGNCILDKDYLRSLNKLPHQLPLEVDLTKAKRQDFEPSVEQARYSSCRQNLALGAPKPQEVTSPCRPSHHVVMPGTRTAAPSVGRVPSPPLLLPRSSTSAAAESDATYQRKLRQRQLQQRFREQMEKQQQEPPSGPPAEKQGPAALPPVPPAGTAASEPLTQIDMLPGQEG from the exons ATGTCTGGGACTGAAGAAGCAATTCTTAGCGGCCGTGACAGCCATCCTGCTGGTGGCAGCTCTGTATTATGCTTTGGTCAG TACCAATACACAGCAGAAGAGTACCAGGCCATCCAGAATGCTCTGAGGCAGAGGCTGGGCCCAGAATACATAAGTAGCCGCATGGCTGGAGGAGGCCAGAAG gtgtGTTACATCGAGGGTCACAGGGTAATTaatctggccaatgagatgtttGGCTACAATGGCTGGGCACACTCTATCACACAACAGAACGTGG ATTTTGTTGACTTTAACAATGGCAAGTTCTCCGTGGGCGTCTGTGCGTTTGTGAGAGTCCAGCTGAAGGTGAGGGTGATGGAGGGGACGTGCTGCCTGCAGGCACTGGGCAGGTGGGAGAGTGAGCAG GATGGTTCGTATCATGAGGACGTGGGCTATGGTGTTAGCGAGGGCCTCAGGTCCAAAGCCTTGTCTTTGGAGAAGGCGAGGAAGGAGGCAGTGACCGACGGGCTGAAGCGAGCACTGAG AAGTTTCGGGAATGCACTTGGGAATTGTATTCTGGACAAAGACTATCTGAGGTCACTAAACAAGCTTCCACACCAG CTGCCTCTTGAAGTGGACTTAACTAAAGCAAAGAGACAAGACTTTGAACCGTCTGTGGAACAAGCCAGATATAGCAGCTGCCGACAGAACCTGGCTCTGGGAGCCCCCAAACCACAGGAGGTGACGTCCCCTTGCAGACCAAGCCACCACGTTGTGATGCCGGGGACGAGGACAGCAGCTCCGAGTGTGGGCCGCGTGCCCTCCCCGCCCCTGCTCCTTCCCAG AAGCTCGACCTCTGCTGCCGCAGAGAGCGATGCCACGTACCAGCGGAAGCTCCGGCAAAGACAGCTGCAGCAGCGGTTCCGGGAGCAGATGGAGAAACAGCAGCAGGAACCCCCGTCTGGCCCACCTGCCGAGAAGCAGGGTCCCG CAGCGCTGCCACCAGTGCCACCTGCCGGAACTGCTGCTTCAGAGCCGCTCACCCAGATAGACATGCTTCCAGGTCAGGAGGGCTAA
- the RAD52 gene encoding DNA repair protein RAD52 homolog isoform X4: protein MAGGGQKVCYIEGHRVINLANEMFGYNGWAHSITQQNVDFVDFNNGKFSVGVCAFVRVQLKVRVMEGTCCLQALGRWESEQDGSYHEDVGYGVSEGLRSKALSLEKARKEAVTDGLKRALRSFGNALGNCILDKDYLRSLNKLPHQLPLEVDLTKAKRQDFEPSVEQARYSSCRQNLALGAPKPQEVTSPCRPSHHVVMPGTRTAAPSVGRVPSPPLLLPRSSTSAAAESDATYQRKLRQRQLQQRFREQMEKQQQEPPSGPPAEKQGPAALPPVPPAGTAASEPLTQIDMLPDSLEMWGMALDAGDDVVKPLSKPEPPQAPATSVLKNEMETWNRTPQSLCHQNPQAKSGPWHLQTYHLNQHITGDCDSHRKNQDTKKRKLDPS, encoded by the exons ATGGCTGGAGGAGGCCAGAAG gtgtGTTACATCGAGGGTCACAGGGTAATTaatctggccaatgagatgtttGGCTACAATGGCTGGGCACACTCTATCACACAACAGAACGTGG ATTTTGTTGACTTTAACAATGGCAAGTTCTCCGTGGGCGTCTGTGCGTTTGTGAGAGTCCAGCTGAAGGTGAGGGTGATGGAGGGGACGTGCTGCCTGCAGGCACTGGGCAGGTGGGAGAGTGAGCAG GATGGTTCGTATCATGAGGACGTGGGCTATGGTGTTAGCGAGGGCCTCAGGTCCAAAGCCTTGTCTTTGGAGAAGGCGAGGAAGGAGGCAGTGACCGACGGGCTGAAGCGAGCACTGAG AAGTTTCGGGAATGCACTTGGGAATTGTATTCTGGACAAAGACTATCTGAGGTCACTAAACAAGCTTCCACACCAG CTGCCTCTTGAAGTGGACTTAACTAAAGCAAAGAGACAAGACTTTGAACCGTCTGTGGAACAAGCCAGATATAGCAGCTGCCGACAGAACCTGGCTCTGGGAGCCCCCAAACCACAGGAGGTGACGTCCCCTTGCAGACCAAGCCACCACGTTGTGATGCCGGGGACGAGGACAGCAGCTCCGAGTGTGGGCCGCGTGCCCTCCCCGCCCCTGCTCCTTCCCAG AAGCTCGACCTCTGCTGCCGCAGAGAGCGATGCCACGTACCAGCGGAAGCTCCGGCAAAGACAGCTGCAGCAGCGGTTCCGGGAGCAGATGGAGAAACAGCAGCAGGAACCCCCGTCTGGCCCACCTGCCGAGAAGCAGGGTCCCG CAGCGCTGCCACCAGTGCCACCTGCCGGAACTGCTGCTTCAGAGCCGCTCACCCAGATAGACATGCTTCCAG ACAGTCTTGAAATGTGGGGCATGGCTCTAGATGCAGGGGACGATGTGGTCAAGCCCTTGTCTAAACCAGAACCACCACAGGCCCCTGCCACCTCCGTCCTGAAGAACGAGATGGAGACCTGGAACAGGACCCCACAGAGCCTTTGCCACCAGAATCCACAGGCAAAATCTGGACCCTGGCACCTTCAAACTTACCACCTTAACCAACACATAACAG GAGACTGTGATTCACATAGGAAGAACCAGGACACGAAGAAAAGGAAATTGGATCCATCTTGA
- the RAD52 gene encoding DNA repair protein RAD52 homolog isoform X2 codes for MSGTEEAILSGRDSHPAGGSSVLCFGQYQYTAEEYQAIQNALRQRLGPEYISSRMAGGGQKVCYIEGHRVINLANEMFGYNGWAHSITQQNVDFVDFNNGKFSVGVCAFVRVQLKVRVMEGTCCLQALGRWESEQDGSYHEDVGYGVSEGLRSKALSLEKARKEAVTDGLKRALRSFGNALGNCILDKDYLRSLNKLPHQLPLEVDLTKAKRQDFEPSVEQARYSSCRQNLALGAPKPQEVTSPCRPSHHVVMPGTRTAAPSVGRVPSPPLLLPRSSTSAAAESDATYQRKLRQRQLQQRFREQMEKQQQEPPSGPPAEKQGPALPPVPPAGTAASEPLTQIDMLPDSLEMWGMALDAGDDVVKPLSKPEPPQAPATSVLKNEMETWNRTPQSLCHQNPQAKSGPWHLQTYHLNQHITGDCDSHRKNQDTKKRKLDPS; via the exons ATGTCTGGGACTGAAGAAGCAATTCTTAGCGGCCGTGACAGCCATCCTGCTGGTGGCAGCTCTGTATTATGCTTTGGTCAG TACCAATACACAGCAGAAGAGTACCAGGCCATCCAGAATGCTCTGAGGCAGAGGCTGGGCCCAGAATACATAAGTAGCCGCATGGCTGGAGGAGGCCAGAAG gtgtGTTACATCGAGGGTCACAGGGTAATTaatctggccaatgagatgtttGGCTACAATGGCTGGGCACACTCTATCACACAACAGAACGTGG ATTTTGTTGACTTTAACAATGGCAAGTTCTCCGTGGGCGTCTGTGCGTTTGTGAGAGTCCAGCTGAAGGTGAGGGTGATGGAGGGGACGTGCTGCCTGCAGGCACTGGGCAGGTGGGAGAGTGAGCAG GATGGTTCGTATCATGAGGACGTGGGCTATGGTGTTAGCGAGGGCCTCAGGTCCAAAGCCTTGTCTTTGGAGAAGGCGAGGAAGGAGGCAGTGACCGACGGGCTGAAGCGAGCACTGAG AAGTTTCGGGAATGCACTTGGGAATTGTATTCTGGACAAAGACTATCTGAGGTCACTAAACAAGCTTCCACACCAG CTGCCTCTTGAAGTGGACTTAACTAAAGCAAAGAGACAAGACTTTGAACCGTCTGTGGAACAAGCCAGATATAGCAGCTGCCGACAGAACCTGGCTCTGGGAGCCCCCAAACCACAGGAGGTGACGTCCCCTTGCAGACCAAGCCACCACGTTGTGATGCCGGGGACGAGGACAGCAGCTCCGAGTGTGGGCCGCGTGCCCTCCCCGCCCCTGCTCCTTCCCAG AAGCTCGACCTCTGCTGCCGCAGAGAGCGATGCCACGTACCAGCGGAAGCTCCGGCAAAGACAGCTGCAGCAGCGGTTCCGGGAGCAGATGGAGAAACAGCAGCAGGAACCCCCGTCTGGCCCACCTGCCGAGAAGCAGGGTCCCG CGCTGCCACCAGTGCCACCTGCCGGAACTGCTGCTTCAGAGCCGCTCACCCAGATAGACATGCTTCCAG ACAGTCTTGAAATGTGGGGCATGGCTCTAGATGCAGGGGACGATGTGGTCAAGCCCTTGTCTAAACCAGAACCACCACAGGCCCCTGCCACCTCCGTCCTGAAGAACGAGATGGAGACCTGGAACAGGACCCCACAGAGCCTTTGCCACCAGAATCCACAGGCAAAATCTGGACCCTGGCACCTTCAAACTTACCACCTTAACCAACACATAACAG GAGACTGTGATTCACATAGGAAGAACCAGGACACGAAGAAAAGGAAATTGGATCCATCTTGA
- the RAD52 gene encoding DNA repair protein RAD52 homolog isoform X1 translates to MSGTEEAILSGRDSHPAGGSSVLCFGQYQYTAEEYQAIQNALRQRLGPEYISSRMAGGGQKVCYIEGHRVINLANEMFGYNGWAHSITQQNVDFVDFNNGKFSVGVCAFVRVQLKVRVMEGTCCLQALGRWESEQDGSYHEDVGYGVSEGLRSKALSLEKARKEAVTDGLKRALRSFGNALGNCILDKDYLRSLNKLPHQLPLEVDLTKAKRQDFEPSVEQARYSSCRQNLALGAPKPQEVTSPCRPSHHVVMPGTRTAAPSVGRVPSPPLLLPRSSTSAAAESDATYQRKLRQRQLQQRFREQMEKQQQEPPSGPPAEKQGPAALPPVPPAGTAASEPLTQIDMLPDSLEMWGMALDAGDDVVKPLSKPEPPQAPATSVLKNEMETWNRTPQSLCHQNPQAKSGPWHLQTYHLNQHITGDCDSHRKNQDTKKRKLDPS, encoded by the exons ATGTCTGGGACTGAAGAAGCAATTCTTAGCGGCCGTGACAGCCATCCTGCTGGTGGCAGCTCTGTATTATGCTTTGGTCAG TACCAATACACAGCAGAAGAGTACCAGGCCATCCAGAATGCTCTGAGGCAGAGGCTGGGCCCAGAATACATAAGTAGCCGCATGGCTGGAGGAGGCCAGAAG gtgtGTTACATCGAGGGTCACAGGGTAATTaatctggccaatgagatgtttGGCTACAATGGCTGGGCACACTCTATCACACAACAGAACGTGG ATTTTGTTGACTTTAACAATGGCAAGTTCTCCGTGGGCGTCTGTGCGTTTGTGAGAGTCCAGCTGAAGGTGAGGGTGATGGAGGGGACGTGCTGCCTGCAGGCACTGGGCAGGTGGGAGAGTGAGCAG GATGGTTCGTATCATGAGGACGTGGGCTATGGTGTTAGCGAGGGCCTCAGGTCCAAAGCCTTGTCTTTGGAGAAGGCGAGGAAGGAGGCAGTGACCGACGGGCTGAAGCGAGCACTGAG AAGTTTCGGGAATGCACTTGGGAATTGTATTCTGGACAAAGACTATCTGAGGTCACTAAACAAGCTTCCACACCAG CTGCCTCTTGAAGTGGACTTAACTAAAGCAAAGAGACAAGACTTTGAACCGTCTGTGGAACAAGCCAGATATAGCAGCTGCCGACAGAACCTGGCTCTGGGAGCCCCCAAACCACAGGAGGTGACGTCCCCTTGCAGACCAAGCCACCACGTTGTGATGCCGGGGACGAGGACAGCAGCTCCGAGTGTGGGCCGCGTGCCCTCCCCGCCCCTGCTCCTTCCCAG AAGCTCGACCTCTGCTGCCGCAGAGAGCGATGCCACGTACCAGCGGAAGCTCCGGCAAAGACAGCTGCAGCAGCGGTTCCGGGAGCAGATGGAGAAACAGCAGCAGGAACCCCCGTCTGGCCCACCTGCCGAGAAGCAGGGTCCCG CAGCGCTGCCACCAGTGCCACCTGCCGGAACTGCTGCTTCAGAGCCGCTCACCCAGATAGACATGCTTCCAG ACAGTCTTGAAATGTGGGGCATGGCTCTAGATGCAGGGGACGATGTGGTCAAGCCCTTGTCTAAACCAGAACCACCACAGGCCCCTGCCACCTCCGTCCTGAAGAACGAGATGGAGACCTGGAACAGGACCCCACAGAGCCTTTGCCACCAGAATCCACAGGCAAAATCTGGACCCTGGCACCTTCAAACTTACCACCTTAACCAACACATAACAG GAGACTGTGATTCACATAGGAAGAACCAGGACACGAAGAAAAGGAAATTGGATCCATCTTGA
- the RAD52 gene encoding DNA repair protein RAD52 homolog isoform X3, producing MSGTEEAILSGRDSHPAGGSSVLCFGQYQYTAEEYQAIQNALRQRLGPEYISSRMAGGGQKVCYIEGHRVINLANEMFGYNGWAHSITQQNVDFVDFNNGKFSVGVCAFVRVQLKDGSYHEDVGYGVSEGLRSKALSLEKARKEAVTDGLKRALRSFGNALGNCILDKDYLRSLNKLPHQLPLEVDLTKAKRQDFEPSVEQARYSSCRQNLALGAPKPQEVTSPCRPSHHVVMPGTRTAAPSVGRVPSPPLLLPRSSTSAAAESDATYQRKLRQRQLQQRFREQMEKQQQEPPSGPPAEKQGPAALPPVPPAGTAASEPLTQIDMLPDSLEMWGMALDAGDDVVKPLSKPEPPQAPATSVLKNEMETWNRTPQSLCHQNPQAKSGPWHLQTYHLNQHITGDCDSHRKNQDTKKRKLDPS from the exons ATGTCTGGGACTGAAGAAGCAATTCTTAGCGGCCGTGACAGCCATCCTGCTGGTGGCAGCTCTGTATTATGCTTTGGTCAG TACCAATACACAGCAGAAGAGTACCAGGCCATCCAGAATGCTCTGAGGCAGAGGCTGGGCCCAGAATACATAAGTAGCCGCATGGCTGGAGGAGGCCAGAAG gtgtGTTACATCGAGGGTCACAGGGTAATTaatctggccaatgagatgtttGGCTACAATGGCTGGGCACACTCTATCACACAACAGAACGTGG ATTTTGTTGACTTTAACAATGGCAAGTTCTCCGTGGGCGTCTGTGCGTTTGTGAGAGTCCAGCTGAAG GATGGTTCGTATCATGAGGACGTGGGCTATGGTGTTAGCGAGGGCCTCAGGTCCAAAGCCTTGTCTTTGGAGAAGGCGAGGAAGGAGGCAGTGACCGACGGGCTGAAGCGAGCACTGAG AAGTTTCGGGAATGCACTTGGGAATTGTATTCTGGACAAAGACTATCTGAGGTCACTAAACAAGCTTCCACACCAG CTGCCTCTTGAAGTGGACTTAACTAAAGCAAAGAGACAAGACTTTGAACCGTCTGTGGAACAAGCCAGATATAGCAGCTGCCGACAGAACCTGGCTCTGGGAGCCCCCAAACCACAGGAGGTGACGTCCCCTTGCAGACCAAGCCACCACGTTGTGATGCCGGGGACGAGGACAGCAGCTCCGAGTGTGGGCCGCGTGCCCTCCCCGCCCCTGCTCCTTCCCAG AAGCTCGACCTCTGCTGCCGCAGAGAGCGATGCCACGTACCAGCGGAAGCTCCGGCAAAGACAGCTGCAGCAGCGGTTCCGGGAGCAGATGGAGAAACAGCAGCAGGAACCCCCGTCTGGCCCACCTGCCGAGAAGCAGGGTCCCG CAGCGCTGCCACCAGTGCCACCTGCCGGAACTGCTGCTTCAGAGCCGCTCACCCAGATAGACATGCTTCCAG ACAGTCTTGAAATGTGGGGCATGGCTCTAGATGCAGGGGACGATGTGGTCAAGCCCTTGTCTAAACCAGAACCACCACAGGCCCCTGCCACCTCCGTCCTGAAGAACGAGATGGAGACCTGGAACAGGACCCCACAGAGCCTTTGCCACCAGAATCCACAGGCAAAATCTGGACCCTGGCACCTTCAAACTTACCACCTTAACCAACACATAACAG GAGACTGTGATTCACATAGGAAGAACCAGGACACGAAGAAAAGGAAATTGGATCCATCTTGA